The following proteins are encoded in a genomic region of Brachypodium distachyon strain Bd21 chromosome 1, Brachypodium_distachyon_v3.0, whole genome shotgun sequence:
- the LOC100837010 gene encoding uncharacterized protein LOC100837010 isoform X1, which yields MQCTHSMPGSFPCILAFILQPSAKQSKVPTNLYITPHSSMPHLFLHSNMNSAFTCTPFQSPSFNLQQRPLSRQQQITVKWGRRRHFSLKPIQGPNATGGVNNTYRRGNTLPSSPLSDVIQEFYSSLNDKDSAQLKKLISPDCIIEDTAYYKPLDIKNTHTYFTRLMEAMGKNVKFAIDEVCQGVEPTVAVMWHLEWNGKTIPFAKGCSFYICSADGEAPLIRKVHIFDESPLKPGKMALEILNLVTNLFDTLPNIAECFLKNPEALVQSFARFYKFCVKPFLVPLLAYYTHFWSYVAQGLTMVLNILYNIFRRFM from the exons ATGCAATGCACACATTCCATGCCTGGAAGCTTCCCCTGTATACTAGCATTTATTCTTCAACCATCAGCCAAGCAATCAAAAGTGCCCACCAACCTCTATATCACACCTCATTCATCTATGCCTCACCTCTTTCTGCATTCAAACATGAATTCTGCCTTCACATGCACCCCCTTCCAATCTCCCTCTTTCAACCTACAACAGCGTCCGCTGTCCCGGCAACAGCAGATTACCGTCAagtggggaagaagacgacaTTTCTCGCTAAAGCCTATACAAGGGCCAAATGCGACTGGTGGAGTCAACAATACTTACCGCAGAGGCAACACCTTACCATCTTCACCCCTCTCAGATGTCATTCAGGAGTTCTACTCATCCCTCAATGACAAGGACAGCGCACAGCTCAAGAAGCTGATTTCCCCTGATTGCATTATCGAGGACACTGCATATTATAAACCACTGGACATCAAG AATACTCATACCTACTTCACAAGGCTTATGGAAGCTATGGGGAAGAATGTGAAATTTGCCATCGACGAGGTTTGTCAAGGAGTAGAACCCACTGTTGCAGTAATGTGGCACCTTG AGTGGAACGGTAAGACCATCCCATTTGCCAAGGGCTGCAGTTTCTACATATGTTCAGCAGATGGAGAAGCTCCTCTTATTAG GAAAGTTCATATCTTTGACGAATCACCGCTGAAACCAGGAAAGATGGCATTG GAAATACTTAATTTGGTTACCAACTTGTTCGACACACTCCCAAATATAGCTGAAT GTTTCCTAAAGAATCCAGAAGCACTAGTTCAGTCCTTTGCAAGATTTTACAAATTCTGTGTGAAGCCTTTTCTCGTCCCTCTACTTGCCTACTATACCCACTTTTGGTCATATGTGGCACAAGGATTGACTATGGTGCTCAATATTTTGTATAACATATTCAGACGGTTCATGTAA
- the LOC100837316 gene encoding pentatricopeptide repeat-containing protein At5g52850, chloroplastic — MPLRHRRRLFFLARETPSCPGQGRRAASSWAAAVAEHARSGRHAAALTVFRRVLAAHPDAAVADVIAYSALLRCRDAGLAHQIHAQACRRGFASSNPILSCSLLVFYSSDLPAATKLFDEMAHRDAFSYTAMMSALLRAGDWAQALALYTRMLAAAVPPTHHTFATLLALCASRRLCRHGRQLHAQFLRWQVDLNLVLKTALVHMYSRCGFMDHAHTVLCSTPETDVVLWTAMISGYSQAGDLQTALQMFRYMEHAAMLPNAFTFAGVITACSSSVQPLAIQTGRQLHARVFKFALEHDISVCNALVDFYSKSSTCLLDLLHTFNAVDRPNVVSWTAFIAGLARHGRDEDAFAAFAEMRAGGVQPNSFTISTLLKGCSSSQSFLHATKIHAYVLKTSSESLNVAVGNSLVNLYSRFARMDDAWAVATTMAFVRDSFTYTSLAKGLNQIGLPNKALGMIIHMFHEKPMQVFGGCYVCFPVNQGAKCCVMECSNIRAGIQRMLL, encoded by the exons ATGCCGCTgcgtcaccgccgccgcctcttcttcctcgcacgAGAAACACCGTCTTGTCCAGGGCAAGGAAGACGTGCTGCGTCTTCGTGGGCGGCGGCCGTAGCTGAGCACGCCCGCTCTggccgccacgccgccgcacTCACCGTCTTCCGGCGCGTCCTCGCCGCTCACCctgacgccgccgtcgccgacgtgATCGCCTACTCAGCGCTTCTCCGCTGTCGCGACGCTGGATTGGCCCACCAGATCCACGCGCAGGCATGCCGCCGCGGCTTTGCTTCCTCCAACCCCATCCTCTCCTGCTCCCTGCTCGTCTTCTACTCCTCCGACCTCCCGGCTGCCACCAAGCTGTTCGACGAAATGGCGCACAGGGATGCCTTCTCCTACACCGCCATGATGTCGGCTCTCCTCCGCGCCGGGGACTGGGCGCAGGCTCTTGCACTCTACACTCGcatgcttgctgctgctgtgcctCCCACCCACCACACCTTTGCCACCCTGCTTGCTCTCTGCGCCTCCAGGCGCCTGTGTCGCCATGGGAGGCAGCTCCACGCGCAGTTCCTCCGTTGGCAGGTCGACCTTAACCTGGTGCTCAAGACCGCACTCGTCCACATGTACTCCAGGTGCGGCTTCATGGACCATGCGCACACCGTGCTCTGCTCCACGCCTGAGACAGACGTCGTGCTCTGGACGGCCATGATTTCCGGCTACTCGCAGGCTGGAGACCTCCAGACCGCTCTTCAGATGTTTCGCTACATGGAACATGCCGCGATGCTGCCCAATGCCTTCACCTTCGCAGGGGTCATCACCGCCTGCTCATCCTCCGTCCAGCCCCTGGCGATACAAACTGGTCGGCAGCTCCATGCCCGCGTGTTCAAGTTCGCCCTGGAGCATGACATCTCTGTCTGCAATGCGCTTGTGGACTTCTACAGCAAGTCCTCCACCTGTTTGCTCGACTTGCTGCACACGTTCAATGCCGTCGACAGGCCGAATGTGGTGTCCTGGACCGCCTTCATTGCTGGACTTGCACGCCATGGCAGAGACGAGGACGCGTTTGCAGCGTTCGCTGAGATGCGGGCTGGTGGGGTGCAACCTAACTCATTCACCATCTCCACCCTTCTCAAAGGCTGCAGCTCCTCACAGTCTTTCCTACATGCTACAAAAATACATGCTTATGTGCTCAAGACCAGCTCTGAGTCTTTGAATGTGGCTGTTGGGAACTCGCTGGTTAATCTTTATTCCCGGTTTGCAAGAATGGACGACGCATGGGCAGTTGCGACAACAATGGCCTTTGTAAGGGACAGCTTCACATACACAAGCCTAGCCAAGGGATTGAATCAGATTGGCCTTCCAAACAAGGCTCTTGGGATGATAATTCACATGTTTCATGAGAAG CCAATGCAAGTGTTTGGAGGATGCTACGTGTGTTTTCCAGTCAATCAAGGAGCCAAGTGTTGTGTCATGGAATGCTCTAATATCAGGGCTGGCATCCAACGGATGTTATTATGA
- the LOC100837010 gene encoding uncharacterized protein LOC100837010 isoform X2, whose product MQCTHSMPGSFPCILAFILQPSAKQSKVPTNLYITPHSSMPHLFLHSNMNSAFTCTPFQSPSFNLQQRPRRGNTLPSSPLSDVIQEFYSSLNDKDSAQLKKLISPDCIIEDTAYYKPLDIKNTHTYFTRLMEAMGKNVKFAIDEVCQGVEPTVAVMWHLEWNGKTIPFAKGCSFYICSADGEAPLIRKVHIFDESPLKPGKMALEILNLVTNLFDTLPNIAECFLKNPEALVQSFARFYKFCVKPFLVPLLAYYTHFWSYVAQGLTMVLNILYNIFRRFM is encoded by the exons ATGCAATGCACACATTCCATGCCTGGAAGCTTCCCCTGTATACTAGCATTTATTCTTCAACCATCAGCCAAGCAATCAAAAGTGCCCACCAACCTCTATATCACACCTCATTCATCTATGCCTCACCTCTTTCTGCATTCAAACATGAATTCTGCCTTCACATGCACCCCCTTCCAATCTCCCTCTTTCAACCTACAACAGCGTCCG CGCAGAGGCAACACCTTACCATCTTCACCCCTCTCAGATGTCATTCAGGAGTTCTACTCATCCCTCAATGACAAGGACAGCGCACAGCTCAAGAAGCTGATTTCCCCTGATTGCATTATCGAGGACACTGCATATTATAAACCACTGGACATCAAG AATACTCATACCTACTTCACAAGGCTTATGGAAGCTATGGGGAAGAATGTGAAATTTGCCATCGACGAGGTTTGTCAAGGAGTAGAACCCACTGTTGCAGTAATGTGGCACCTTG AGTGGAACGGTAAGACCATCCCATTTGCCAAGGGCTGCAGTTTCTACATATGTTCAGCAGATGGAGAAGCTCCTCTTATTAG GAAAGTTCATATCTTTGACGAATCACCGCTGAAACCAGGAAAGATGGCATTG GAAATACTTAATTTGGTTACCAACTTGTTCGACACACTCCCAAATATAGCTGAAT GTTTCCTAAAGAATCCAGAAGCACTAGTTCAGTCCTTTGCAAGATTTTACAAATTCTGTGTGAAGCCTTTTCTCGTCCCTCTACTTGCCTACTATACCCACTTTTGGTCATATGTGGCACAAGGATTGACTATGGTGCTCAATATTTTGTATAACATATTCAGACGGTTCATGTAA
- the LOC100821843 gene encoding luc7-like protein 3, with translation MDAQRALLDALMGTSRNLTDEEKKDHREVLWDDPDVCGPFMARFCPHDLFINTKSNLGTCPKIHDPNLKLSFENSPRHETCLQKYEAELAHRCEKLVQDLDRKIRRGRDRLAQDVEVLPPPIPGDKSEQLSVLEEKIKKLLEQIEQLGETGKIDEAEALMRKVDLLNVEKAALTNQAENKAAMLPQEKKMELCETCGSFLVINDVLERTQSHVTGKQHIGFGMVRDFLVEYKAAREKRLAKEKEAEERRNQREKGYDNRGQRNDPRERPREHDRERYYERSRDRERPYEQGGRESDYRSSSYNNWRDSERGRHRDWNGDTRRNPGRMRSRSRSPSRHGY, from the exons ATGGATGCGCAGCGGGCTCTACTGGACGCGCTGATGGGCACGTCCCGGAACCTGACcgacgaggagaagaaggaccaCCGCGAGGTGCTGTGGGACGACCCCGACGTCTGCGGCCCCTTCATGGCGCGCTTCTGCCCCCACGACCTCTTCATCAACACCAAGAGCAACCTCGGCACCTGCCCCAAGATCCACGACCCCAACCTCAAGCTAAG TTTTGAGAACTCCCCTAGGCATGAGACTTGTCTCCAGAAGTACGAGGCGGAGCTCGCACACCGCTGCGAGAAACTG GTGCAAGACTTGGATAGGAAAATTAGGCGTGGCCGAGACAGGTTGGCTCAAGATGTAGAGGTACTACCACCTCCCATCCCTGGTGACAAATCTGAGCAGCTCTCAGTGCTAGAAGAGAAGATCAAGAAGCTACTCGAGCAAATTGAACAGCTTGGTGAAACTGGCAAAATTGATGAAGCTGAGGCACTTATGAGGAAG GTCGACCTTCTGAATGTTGAGAAGGCGGCTCTAACTAATCAAGCAGAGAATAAGGCTGCCATGCTTCCAcaagagaagaagatggagctcTGTGAGACTTGTGGTTCCTTTTTAGTTATCAATGATGTTCTTGAGAGGACACAGTCCCATGTTACTGGCAAACAACACATTGGTTTTGGTATGGTCAGGGATTTTCTTGTCGAATACAAG GCTGCAAGGGAAAAGAGGCTTGCAAAGGAGAAGGAAGCAGAGGAGCGCCGGAATCAGAGGGAGAAAGGGTATGATAATAGAGGCCAACGGAATGACCCTAGGGAGAGACCTAGAGAGCATGATCGTGAGCGGTATTATGAGCGAAGCCGTGACAGAGAAAGACCCTATGAGCAGGGAGGTAGAGAGTCAGACTATAGAAGCAGTTCCTATAACAACTGGAGGGATTCTGAAAGGGGGAGGCACAGAGATTGGAATGGTGATACGAGAAGAAACCCGGGGAGAATGAGGAGCAGGTCCCGGTCTCCAAGCAGGCATGGTTATTAA
- the LOC100836696 gene encoding uncharacterized protein LOC100836696 — MDEIETLPTSTFFRRHPLLLCFLFFLALLYTFFYSLFALVLASSPVLLLTAFLLGVVLVYSEPNVPEDHAHVYKKIRGPNTTTTTTSRHHSLHGGGGGGSDSSDSSSGEENNNPLAMSSVLDAGGGDDDDNDDSESESEDEPPEEKKHKAEVVRAVAWTMEDEKSIEDIGSLELERNAAVEKLMYRRLAGRQRRHTDLMVHTTDRKNPFDLDVPYHEEDFPGSAPSMLYPSHNPFFDDDDDDDAAAATNNGLHLHAPPPPQLVSTGVRKNPLMLTRHESFAVGSHLPSDSRQSRFRPYFMIEKMQGQPVSVPEASRKSSSSSSSSSSSASAHAYASKEEATAATAEEEALEEAEATLEVKKSDEPRPHEGGMVAAVDVELISDSSDDDMLLTGSDGHKEQQMKVQQQQVMAVSDDDGESFEVESITKQVAIAAASSGKGKQLDTDTAYDYSLTAGKVEKKHKEPLDQPVAPPSKLTSIRRVGNQLDLDPAYDYSPSAGTAEKKQEEPLDQPVAMAMVMPPPNKLASMRRVFTEDAAHEAWMAPSNLEETTGKDVSEIKEPDILPTPALPPLPEAPPLAAASSKEKGVGKSIKYKPPSKKAVLGFFRK, encoded by the coding sequence ATGGATGAGATTGAGACGCTGCCAACCTCCACGTTCTTCCGGCGCCATCCTCTGCTGCTctgctttctcttcttcctggcTCTCCTCTACACATTCTTCTACAGCCTCTTCGCCTTGgtcctcgcctcctcccccgtCCTGCTCCTCACGGCGTTCCTCCTtggcgtcgtcctcgtctACAGCGAGCCCAACGTGCCCGAGGATCATGCCCATGTCTACAAGAAGATCCGCGGACCCAAcacaaccaccaccaccaccagtaGGCACCATTCCCtccatggtggtggtggtggtggttctGACTCGAGCGACTCTTCATccggcgaagaaaacaacaaccCACTCGCCATGTCGTCCGTCCTGGACGCTGGTGGCGGTGATGATGACGACAACGACGATTCGGAGTCCGAATCGGAAGACGAGCCTCCCGAAGAAAAAAAGCACAAGGCGGAAGTGGTGAGGGCGGTGGCGTGGACGATGGAGGATGAGAAGAGCATCGAGGACATCGGTTCGCTGGAGCTCGAGAGGAACGCCGCCGTGGAGAAGCTCATGTACAGACGGCTTGCCGGCAGGCAGCGCCGCCACACAGACCTGATGGTTCACACCACGGACAGGAAGAACCCCTTCGACCTCGACGTGCCTTACCATGAGGAAGACTTCCCCGGCTCCGCTCCTTCCATGCTCTACCCGTCGCACAACCCCTTCttcgatgatgatgatgatgatgatgctgctgctgctactaaCAATGGTCTTCATCTTcatgcgccgccgccaccacagTTGGTATCCACAGGGGTGCGCAAGAACCCGTTGATGTTGACACGGCATGAGAGCTTCGCGGTGGGCTCGCATTTGCCCAGTGACTCGAGGCAGTCCCGCTTCAGGCCCTACTTCATGATTGAGAAGATGCAGGGCCAGCCAGTTAGTGTTCCCGAGGCCAGCAGGAAGagcagctcctcctcttcatcttcctcctcgtctgcCAGTGCCCATGCCTATGCCAGCAAAGAAGAAGCAACCGCAGCcacagcagaagaagaagctttggaagaagcagaagcaacGTTGGAGGTGAAAAAGAGTGATGAGCCTAGGCCTCACgaggggggcatggtggcagcaGTGGACGTGGAGCTCATCAGTGACTCCTCGGACGATGACATGTTGCTGACTGGCAGTGATGGTCACAAAGAGCAGCAAATGaaggtgcagcagcagcaggtgatGGCAGTGTCAGACGACGACGGGGAGTCGTTCGAAGTGGAGAGCATCACAAAACAAGTAGCTATAGCAGCAGCTTCATCAGGCAAAGGGAAGCAATTGGATACAGATACCGCGTACGACTATAGCCTGACAGCTGGTAAGGTGGAGAAGAAGCACAAGGAGCCATTGGACCAACCTGTGGCGCCACCTAGTAAGCTGACGTCCATACGGAGAGTAGGCAATCAATTGGACCTGGATCCTGCATACGACTATAGCCCGTCAGCTGGTACCGCGGAGAAGAAACAGGAGGAGCCATTGGACCAACCTGTGGCGATGGCAATGGTGATGCCGCCGCCTAATAAGCTGGCGTCCATGCGAAGAGTATTCACAGAAGATGCGGCGCATGAAGCATGGATGGCACCAAGCAACCTGGAGGAGACAACGGGGAAGGACGTCTCCGAGATCAAGGAGCCAGACATCCTCCCGACTcctgctcttcctcctcttcctgaaGCTCCACctcttgctgctgctagctCGAAAGAGAAAGGAGTCGGCAAGTCAATCAAGTACAAGCCTCCCTCCAAGAAAGCAGTTCTGGGCTTCTTCCGCAAGTGA
- the LOC100825490 gene encoding uncharacterized protein LOC100825490, which yields MAMAPTTLAASPSLPCCSLQLHLVRRPALLLSPPHLRLRLRLPVRASPSPDPSPESFAGWSDGEEEDKDAAPGPFRGLLGPGLAGLFFLAGITFAAISIRTNGSANGSRAQLETQTQTAAYDTHNHTREEEDHVQHTQVLLPNVSEDATPANDEDGAKKHPLSLETNQISGEAPEHDSLESSDLVPNEKHIASDQASPPDDLIAPDGTECLGPAPPMSNSAESMATAYDSSDKLSGADPFEGTPKLQETLGSEAGSPENRYMDDMSTSDAIVLDSGHVVPITKFSDTSVEAASHLNENDTEQNHQLSNEDEISPPRLPDYIEHGSADQMLPFGSNDLPAEPGKVHQPLASDQDVGESQLENQNELVKSTEPGKAFSSAGFPAPSLLSAALQVPAGQIVVPAAVDPTQGNALAALQVLKVIEPGAQAGDLCTRREYARWLVVASNCLSRNTYSKVYPAMYVENVSELAFDDVTTEDPDFPFIQGLAEAGLISSKLSRSDTNPENFQNNHYWFYPESPLSRQDLVSWKMALDKRRLPEVDKNSLYKTSGYIDIDKIDAAAWPALAADLGAGDQSITALAFGFTRLFQPDKPVTKGQAALALSTGDSAEVVMEELARIEAEKMAEAAVNAHGALVAQVEKDINASFERELAREREKIETLEKLAEEARFELEKLRAEREEEKNALIRGRAAVESEIEVLSKLRSEVEEQLQSVLSKKVEISFEKNRIDKLQKEIENENQAAVQLQYELEVERKALSMARAWAEDEAKKAREHARALEEARNQWERQGIKVVVEGGLEDDASAGVTWANAGKEHPVDEAINRAESLLEKLKSMSADMKVRACHALQRVMQHVRSFISSLKERAAEARQGCIDFGAAAASKANKLSSEARAFGSTVGDKSKKVVEDCKEKYAHRFKTD from the exons ATGGCGATGGCGCCCACcaccctcgccgcctccccttccctGCCCTGCTGCTCTCTCCAGCTCCACCTcgtccgccgccccgccctcctcctctcgcccCCACACCTCCGCCTCCGTCTCCGCCTCCCCGTCCGAGCTTCCCCTTCGCCTGACCCCTCGCCCGAATCCTTCGCCGGCTGGTCggacggggaagaagaagacaaggaTGCTGCTCCAGGACCATTTCGAG GGCTTCTAGGACCTGGCCTTGCCGGACTCTTCTTCCTTGCTGGTATCACCTTCGCTGCAATCTCTATCAGAACCAACGGTTCTGCGAATG GATCAAGGGCACAGCTCGAAACACAGACCCAGACTGCAGCTTATGACACTCATAATCATACTCGTGAAGAAGAGGATCATGTCCAACATACCCAAGTTTTGTTACCAAATGTTAGTGAGGATGCCACTCCTGCCAACGACGAGGATGGTGCCAAAAAGCACCCATTGTCTCTAGAAACAAATCAGATATCGGGGGAAGCACCTGAACATGACTCGTTGGAAAGCAGTGATCTAGTTCCTAATGAGAAGCACATTGCTAGTGATCAAGCAAGTCCACCCGATGATCTTATTGCTCCAGATGGCACTGAATGTCTGGGACCAGCTCCTCCCATGTCCAATTCAGCTGAATCTATGGCTACTGCTTATGACTCGTCTGACAAACTTAGTGGTGCAGACCCCTTCGAGGGAACTCCTAAACTACAAGAGACATTAGGCTCTGAAGCAGGTTCGCCTGAAAACCGGTATATGGATGATATGTCAACGTCAGATGCTATAGTGCTAGATTCAGGTCATGTTGTGCCTATCACGAAATTTTCGGACACGTCAGTCGAGGCTGCATCTCATCTAAATGAAAATGATACCGAGCAGAATCATCAACTCTCTAATGAAGACGAAATTTCGCCACCCAGATTGCCTGATTATATAGAACATGGGAGTGCTGACCAGATGCTTCCATTTGGCTCGAATGATTTACCCGCTGAACCAGGAAAAGTGCATCAACCTTTGGCATCAGATCAAGATGTAGGAGAAAGTCAACTAGAAAACCAAAATGAACTAGTCAAGTCTACAGAACCAGGCAAAGCTTTCTCTTCTGCTGGATTTCCTGCTCCGTCTCTGCTCTCTGCGGCTTTACAGGTGCCAGCTGGGCAGATTGTTGTTCCAGCAGCAGTTGACCCAACCCAAGGAAATGCATTAGCTGCGCTACAAGTTCTAAAG GTGATTGAACCTGGTGCTCAAGCTGGTGACTTGTGTACCCGACGTGAATACGCTCGATGGTTGGTAGTTGCAAGCAATTGTCTTTCAAG GAACACTTACTCAAAAGTTTATCCAGCAATGTATGTTGAGAATGTGTCCGAACTTGCATTTGATGATGTCACCACTGAAGATCCTGATTTTCCATTTATACAAG GATTAGCAGAGGCCGGGTTAATTTCTAGCAAACTTTCAAGATCTGATACGAACCCtgaaaattttcagaacaaCCATTACTGGTTCTACCCAGAGAG TCCCTTGTCACGTCAAGACCTTGTGAGTTGGAAGATGGCTTTGGATAAAAGGCGATTACCTGAAGTTGACAAAAAT TCCTTGTACAAGACATCTGGCTACATAGACATCGATAAAATAGATGCAGCTGCATGGCCTGCTTTGGCAGCTGACTTGGGTGCTGGAGACCAGAGCATTACCGCTCTAGCATTCG gttTTACAAGACTTTTCCAGCCAGATAAACCTGTGACAAAAGGACAAGCTGCCCTAGCACTTTCAACTGGTGACTCTGCTGAAGTGGTTATGGAGGAGCTTGCTCGTATCGAAGCAGAGAAAATGGCTGAAGCAGCTGTAAATGCACATGGTGCATTGGTTGCTCAGGTTGAGAAAGATATTAATGCAAGTTTTGAAAGGGAGCTTGCaagggaaagagaaaaaatagaGACCCTTGAAAAACTAGCTGAAGAAGCTAGGTTTGAATTAGAAAAGTTGAGAGcagaaagagaggaagaaaagaatgCTCTGATTAGGGGCAGAGCTGCTGTTGAATCTGAAATAGAAGTTCTTTCAAAATTGAGGTCTGAAGTAGAGGAGCAGCTGCAGAGTGTGCTGAGCAAGAAGGTAGAGATCTCCTTTGAGAAGAATAGGATTGACAAACTTCAAAAGGAAATAGAGAATGAAAACCAGGCTGCTGTGCAACTTCAGTATGAGCTTGAAGTTGAAAGGAAGGCTTTGTCTATGGCTAG GGCTTGGGCTGAGGATGAAGCAAAGAAGGCCAGGGAGCATGCCCGCGCACTTGAGGAAGCCCGGAACCAATGGGAGCGACAAGGAATCAAAGTCGTTGTGGAAGGAGGGCTTGAGGATGATGCATCGGCTGGAGTTACATGGGCTAATGCCGGCAAAGAACACCCAGTTGACGAGGCAATCAACAGGGCAGAGTCTTTGCTCGAGAAGCTGAAATCCATGTCTGCCGACATGAAAGTCCGAGCTTGCCATGCCCTGCAGAGAGTAATGCAACATGtgagatctttcatatcaagcCTGAAGGAAAGAGCAGCTGAAGCAAGGCAAGGATGTATAGATTTTGGGGCTGCTGCAGCCTCAAAGGCAAATAAGCTGTCATCAGAAGCACGGGCATTTGGTTCAACCGTTGGGGACAAGTCCAAGAAGGTAGTAGAAGACTGCAAAGAGAAGTACGCACACCGATTCAAGACTGACTAG
- the LOC100844753 gene encoding F-box protein At4g00755 → METPEELGLDFLDCLGPDTSITIFALLDDPADLARASAVSRSWRRFVIANQFSKIQCLRACPEVSNLSHIEVSSSGGTSAIARPAPDVRDHRVYMHLGHGLLSPYKPRDCIIHCIGASSTDNFPEETIENTLEPVDRVETRPSYWSSGGQRDPAVPECLIYKLQSDLCLVEEIRMQPFKAFFQYGDPIYSAKYIRFHMGYPKSPLRPETLVCDDNEGQLIADCNYTWTYTSPGFTMLQENVLQSFKLPRPVLCIGGVVKIELMGRIQKQAIDGLYYICVSHVQIVGKPLSRELGVVPRGNGVVLKYYPDTRGCVVPCMSESSRGDGGRSKWHGLASRIWHSGPSRGSNVSLFTRLFGGQLHLVDEDDESEDDEEELP, encoded by the exons ATGGAGACGCCGGAGGAGTTGGGGCTCGACTTCCTCGACTGCCTAGGCCCGGACACCTCCATCACCATCTTCGCCTTGCTCGACGACCCCGCCGACCtcgcccgcgcctccgccgtctcccGCTCCTGGCGCCGATTCG TAATCGCGAATCAGTTCAGCAAGATCCAGTGCCTGCGGGCCTGCCCAGAGGTCTCCAACCTGTCGCACATCGAGGTAAGCAGTTCCGGCGGTACCAGCGCGATTGCACGCCCGGCCCCGGATGTCAGGGATCACAGGGTGTACATGCACCTTGGCCATGGCCTCCTCTCGCCCTACAAGCCCAGGGACTGCATCATCCACTGCATCGGCGCCTCCAGCACCGACAACTTCCCCGAAGAGACCATCGAGAACACCCTCGAGCCGGTCGATCGTGTCGAGACCAGGCCGTCTTATTGGTCCAGCGGCGGCCAGAGGGATCCCGCCGTGCCTGAATGCCTCATATACAAGCTTCAGTCCGATCTCTGCCTCGTCGAGGAAATCAGGATGCAGCCCTTCAAAG CATTTTTCCAGTATGGTGATCCAATATATTCAGCAAAGTACATCCGGTTCCATATGGGCTATCCAAAGTCACCTCTGCGACCTGAAACACTTGTATGTGATGATAATGAAGGGCAGCTGATTGCTGATTGCAACTATACGTGGACGTACACATCTCCAGGATTTACAATGTTGCAG GAAAATGTTTTGCAATCCTTTAAGCTACCACGCCCTGTTCTATGTATTGGTGGGGTGGTGAAGATTGAACTTATGGGGAGGATCCAGAAGCAGGCAATAGATGGCCTGTACTATATATG CGTATCTCATGTCCAAATAGTGGGGAAGCCATTGTCGCGAGAACTTGGGGTCGTTCCTCGTGGGAACGGCGTGGTCCTCAAGTACTATCCGGACACTCGCGGATGTGTCGTTCCTTGCATGAGTGAGTCGTCTCGAGGTGATGGCGGTCGCAGCAAGTGGCATGGCCTCGCGTCGAGGATTTGGCACTCTGGTCCGTCTCGAGGATCGAACGTGTCGCTGTTCACCAGGCTGTTTGGTGGTCAGTTGCATTTGGTGGACGAAGACGATGAAtcggaggatgatgaggaggagctTCCTTAG